One Vibrio tapetis subsp. tapetis DNA segment encodes these proteins:
- a CDS encoding RNA-guided endonuclease InsQ/TnpB family protein: MLTGIKLRANPTPNQKLVLSQWMGCARSIWNAKVDEERYYRTFARKYYPIGTYAPIDQKASQFKSKELSPWLYQCPSQIIRNSAVNWYQTYQKFMKGACGRPKRKPKTDRGSIYLTREVFRFDRCEDGNLRLFIGTKTNNIGYLSFKAHSKFEIPNSLYVRKERGQYYVSFCYGNGKDESELPSNAEHLAFLQGSTKEYLEEHTIGVDRGVAIPVHAGSMTFDFSDEEGDNQKKNMTKADRYIKRLQRKLARQTKGSNRRNKTKYRIATHHAKKANIRNDFAHKTSRELVDSKAKVIVFEALRTSSMTRKPKAKQDEQGRYVSNRAKQKAGLNKSILNVGWHIIETYTKYKAYQAGKAVFKVNPAYTSQECAKCGHTHPDNRDSQELFVCGNCGNSDNADNNASLVIKKRAINLILDTGTVLSGDGVLRTKSDSGRGGNRKTSRAKSSTSGVQRSVKKEKLAA; this comes from the coding sequence ATGCTAACTGGCATCAAGCTACGCGCTAACCCTACACCAAATCAAAAACTGGTACTAAGCCAGTGGATGGGCTGTGCGCGTAGTATTTGGAATGCCAAAGTCGATGAAGAAAGGTATTACCGTACTTTTGCGCGTAAGTATTATCCAATTGGCACTTATGCCCCTATTGATCAGAAAGCATCGCAGTTCAAATCTAAAGAGCTATCACCTTGGCTCTATCAGTGTCCTAGCCAGATAATCCGCAACAGTGCTGTTAACTGGTATCAGACTTACCAAAAGTTCATGAAAGGCGCGTGTGGGAGACCTAAGCGCAAACCTAAGACTGATCGCGGAAGTATCTACCTTACTCGTGAAGTGTTCCGCTTCGACCGTTGCGAAGATGGCAATTTACGCCTATTTATCGGTACGAAGACCAATAATATTGGTTACTTATCTTTTAAGGCTCATAGTAAGTTCGAGATCCCAAACTCGCTTTATGTGCGCAAAGAGCGTGGTCAATATTATGTGTCTTTCTGCTATGGGAACGGCAAGGATGAGTCAGAGCTACCTAGCAATGCTGAACACTTAGCATTCCTGCAAGGCTCAACAAAAGAATATCTGGAAGAACACACCATTGGCGTAGACCGTGGTGTGGCTATCCCTGTACACGCTGGCTCTATGACGTTCGACTTTTCTGACGAAGAAGGCGATAACCAGAAAAAGAACATGACCAAAGCTGATCGCTACATTAAGCGATTACAACGCAAATTGGCGCGTCAAACTAAAGGCTCAAATCGCAGAAATAAAACCAAGTACCGCATTGCTACGCACCACGCTAAAAAGGCGAATATCCGTAACGATTTCGCCCACAAGACAAGCCGCGAGCTTGTCGATAGCAAAGCAAAGGTTATTGTGTTCGAGGCTTTACGAACCTCAAGTATGACGCGCAAGCCAAAGGCAAAGCAGGACGAACAAGGCCGATATGTGTCAAACAGAGCCAAGCAAAAGGCAGGGCTAAACAAGTCCATCTTAAACGTTGGTTGGCACATCATAGAAACGTACACCAAATACAAGGCTTACCAAGCAGGAAAAGCCGTATTCAAAGTAAATCCAGCCTACACCAGTCAGGAGTGCGCCAAGTGCGGTCACACTCACCCCGACAACCGAGACTCACAAGAACTATTTGTGTGCGGTAACTGTGGAAATTCTGACAATGCAGATAACAACGCATCACTGGTCATTAAGAAACGGGCAATTAATCTAATATTAGACACTGGAACGGTGTTGTCTGGCGATGGGGTTCTAAGAACCAAGTCAGATAGTGGACGTGGAGGCAATCGTAAGACTAGCCGAGCCAAAAGCTCGACTAGCGGTGTCCAACGAAGCGTCAAAAAAGAAAAGTTAGCGGCTTAG
- the vctD gene encoding iron chelate uptake ABC transporter permease subunit VctD: MKKLVAVLFTLSVLSLFVGVADLSLEDLLAGDQQAWELFLVSRVPRLIAICLSGAGLSIAGLIMQQISQNRFASPSTSGTIECAMLGYVLSLVFFGNGNNLLLIFGCAMGGTLLFVRFIHTVQFKDAIYVPLVGIIFGNVVSAAAVFLAYQYDFIQNLATWTVANFSTILQGNFELLYIFIPVSLFSYWYATRLSAVGMGKEFAINIGLNYQQVVIIGVTLVSIIAAAGVMIVGELPFLGLIVPNLVALYMGDNARRNIPYTALCGAILVLLCDVVGRVIIFPYEVPISMIISVIGGAVFIALIAKERRHA; the protein is encoded by the coding sequence GTGAAAAAGCTCGTTGCAGTCTTATTTACCCTTAGTGTTTTGTCGCTATTTGTTGGCGTGGCAGACCTATCTCTAGAAGATCTACTTGCTGGAGATCAGCAGGCGTGGGAGTTGTTTCTGGTAAGCCGAGTGCCTCGCTTAATTGCCATTTGCTTATCTGGCGCAGGGCTGAGCATTGCTGGCCTCATCATGCAGCAAATAAGCCAAAATAGATTCGCCTCCCCTTCCACTTCCGGCACGATTGAATGCGCCATGTTGGGCTATGTTCTAAGCTTGGTGTTTTTTGGTAACGGCAATAACCTACTGCTCATTTTTGGCTGTGCGATGGGCGGAACCTTACTGTTTGTGCGTTTCATCCATACGGTGCAATTTAAAGATGCGATTTATGTGCCTTTGGTGGGCATCATTTTTGGCAACGTGGTGAGCGCTGCGGCGGTTTTTCTTGCCTATCAATATGACTTCATACAGAACCTAGCCACTTGGACGGTCGCAAACTTCTCGACCATCTTGCAGGGCAATTTCGAGTTGCTCTATATTTTTATTCCGGTCTCTCTTTTCAGCTATTGGTATGCAACCCGCTTATCTGCAGTCGGTATGGGCAAAGAATTTGCGATCAATATCGGGCTTAATTACCAGCAAGTCGTGATCATTGGCGTGACCCTCGTTTCCATCATTGCCGCTGCGGGTGTCATGATTGTGGGCGAGTTACCGTTTCTTGGCCTAATCGTGCCCAACTTGGTTGCTTTGTATATGGGCGACAATGCCCGCAGAAACATTCCTTACACTGCGCTGTGTGGCGCTATTTTGGTTTTATTGTGCGACGTAGTCGGCCGAGTGATCATCTTCCCATACGAAGTCCCTATTTCCATGATCATCAGCGTGATTGGTGGCGCCGTTTTCATCGCTCTGATTGCAAAGGAGCGTCGACATGCGTGA
- a CDS encoding MFS transporter, producing the protein METKSKRSWQTPHNFLLIISIVVPIAFASWQVLLNNFVIEKANFTGADIGLLQSVREIPGFLAFTAVFILLFIREQRFMIVSLIMLSVGTAITGFFPSLTGLLCTTLLMSVGFHYFETLKQSLSLQWLSKDEAPEFLGKMISVGALASLCTYGGLWVMLTYWQLDYIWVYLITGGAAFVVMVAIAIAFPLFPSHTQQNKSLVLRKRYWLYYALTFMSGARRQIFVVFAGFLMVEKFHYSAADISLLFLVNYGFNWLFAKKIGQLIGKFGEKKALVFEYIGLIFVFAGYAVVESAEWAAALYVIDHLFFAFALAIKTYFQKIADPADMASTAGVSFTINHIAAVVIPVVFGVMWLASPASVFFAGCGMAIVSLILAFNVPSKPSDGNEVNRFAWR; encoded by the coding sequence ATGGAAACCAAATCAAAACGCAGTTGGCAAACGCCTCATAACTTTTTACTTATTATCTCTATTGTTGTGCCAATTGCCTTTGCTAGTTGGCAAGTGTTGCTTAACAACTTCGTTATTGAAAAAGCGAATTTTACGGGTGCTGATATTGGCTTACTTCAAAGTGTACGAGAGATCCCCGGCTTTTTAGCGTTCACGGCCGTGTTCATATTACTGTTTATTCGTGAGCAGCGATTTATGATCGTTTCCTTGATCATGCTTTCGGTAGGAACGGCAATTACCGGTTTTTTTCCGTCTTTAACTGGCTTGCTTTGTACCACCTTGCTGATGTCGGTCGGGTTTCACTATTTTGAAACGCTGAAACAGTCCCTTTCATTGCAGTGGTTATCCAAAGATGAAGCGCCTGAATTCTTAGGTAAGATGATCTCAGTAGGTGCACTGGCATCCCTGTGTACTTACGGTGGTCTATGGGTAATGCTGACTTATTGGCAATTAGACTATATTTGGGTTTACCTGATTACAGGAGGTGCAGCCTTCGTGGTTATGGTTGCCATTGCGATTGCTTTTCCATTGTTTCCCAGCCATACACAGCAAAACAAATCATTAGTACTAAGAAAGCGTTACTGGTTGTATTACGCATTGACCTTTATGAGTGGTGCAAGACGGCAGATTTTTGTTGTGTTTGCGGGTTTTTTAATGGTCGAAAAATTTCACTATAGTGCGGCTGATATTTCATTGTTATTTCTTGTGAACTATGGATTTAACTGGTTGTTTGCTAAGAAAATTGGCCAACTGATTGGTAAGTTTGGTGAGAAAAAAGCACTGGTGTTTGAGTACATCGGTTTGATTTTTGTGTTTGCAGGTTATGCCGTGGTAGAAAGCGCGGAGTGGGCGGCCGCGTTATATGTGATTGACCATTTGTTCTTTGCGTTCGCATTGGCCATTAAAACCTATTTCCAGAAAATTGCCGATCCAGCAGATATGGCCTCTACTGCGGGTGTGTCGTTCACCATTAATCACATCGCAGCCGTGGTCATCCCTGTCGTGTTTGGTGTGATGTGGTTAGCGTCGCCTGCGAGTGTGTTTTTCGCTGGCTGCGGTATGGCGATAGTGTCTTTGATTCTGGCATTCAACGTGCCGTCTAAACCAAGCGATGGTAATGAAGTAAACCGTTTCGCTTGGCGTTAA
- a CDS encoding cytochrome-c peroxidase, giving the protein MRHCIRIFGYAVNVVLLTSCGGESSGGESSNEEGTVVTTPLASDSIVNLPSTPFDYENIPLPNHLTQNDFPARLQAQHAASEFDNTPSDNAITNAGATLGRVLFYDKRLSANGSIACASCHLPQNGFSDPRTLSVGFNGGSTRRHSMGLVNARFYFSGKFFWDERASTLEQQVLMPFQDPIEMGLVLAELEEIVRNQSYYSALFINAFGDDIVSSDRIARALAQFIRTMVSTTAKYDIARRDEPSALVNFEGFTTQENQGKTLFFSARTIDGEQANCASCHVTEAFVGSIPNGTIGRTTSTNNGLDAVSTDDLGIFETTNNRNDIGKFKTPSLRNIQVRAPYMHDGRFATLEQVIDHYSNGIQAHERLSPALSRSNGQPFRFNFSQTEKEALIAFFNTLTDHDMLSDEKYSNPFNQEP; this is encoded by the coding sequence ATGAGACATTGCATTCGAATTTTCGGGTACGCGGTTAACGTTGTTTTACTCACTTCATGTGGAGGAGAAAGCAGTGGCGGAGAAAGCAGTAACGAGGAAGGCACTGTCGTGACAACACCACTTGCCTCAGATTCGATTGTTAACTTACCTAGCACCCCATTTGATTACGAAAACATCCCGCTGCCAAACCACCTTACACAGAATGATTTTCCGGCGCGGCTTCAAGCGCAACACGCAGCGAGTGAATTTGATAACACTCCTAGCGACAACGCTATCACCAATGCAGGAGCAACTCTCGGCCGTGTGTTATTTTATGATAAGCGTTTAAGTGCTAATGGGAGCATCGCTTGCGCTTCCTGTCACTTACCCCAAAACGGATTCTCCGATCCACGAACTCTCAGCGTAGGCTTTAATGGCGGTTCGACGAGAAGGCACTCCATGGGCCTAGTCAACGCTCGGTTTTACTTTAGCGGTAAATTTTTCTGGGACGAACGAGCATCAACCTTAGAGCAACAAGTGCTTATGCCATTCCAAGACCCAATCGAAATGGGCTTGGTGCTAGCAGAACTAGAAGAGATCGTTCGAAACCAGTCTTACTATTCTGCACTGTTTATCAACGCCTTTGGAGATGACATTGTCTCCAGTGACCGAATAGCCCGGGCACTTGCACAGTTCATTCGAACCATGGTGAGCACAACGGCAAAATACGATATTGCTCGCCGTGATGAGCCTTCCGCATTAGTTAATTTTGAAGGATTTACCACACAAGAAAACCAAGGGAAAACCTTATTTTTCTCAGCAAGAACCATTGACGGTGAACAAGCAAATTGCGCCAGTTGCCATGTCACTGAAGCGTTTGTCGGTTCTATCCCCAACGGGACTATCGGCCGTACTACATCCACCAACAATGGGCTAGATGCCGTATCAACCGATGACTTAGGCATTTTTGAAACCACCAACAATCGCAATGACATTGGTAAATTCAAAACCCCTTCTCTAAGAAATATTCAGGTGCGCGCACCGTATATGCACGACGGCCGTTTCGCCACGTTAGAGCAAGTCATTGATCACTACAGTAATGGGATTCAAGCGCACGAAAGATTGTCTCCTGCGCTGTCACGTTCGAATGGCCAACCTTTTAGATTCAATTTTAGCCAAACAGAAAAAGAGGCGCTCATTGCTTTCTTTAACACCCTGACCGATCACGACATGCTTTCTGATGAGAAATACAGTAACCCGTTTAATCAAGAACCTTAA
- a CDS encoding YibE/F family protein, with product MMKINKFIFPSLVFITSSLIFVLSPIWSNDFRPNNIHQQQFVLAQVQAISAENILADPKVPSIMTGTQSLQVTLDASPNQSIAVENSLSRLHNTYLSAGDKFILLVRQRGEEVLYWVYNHDRAPAIYTMVALLIALVVAFGGWQGVNSLISLYFTGALIIGVLIPCLFAGWHPVILSLLLISLKVLVSFLLITGWNKKSVVSILGTILGLCAAGLCAQFFGEMANLNGLYLDKGEDLLYLGGQHQVQVRWLLFVAIMISALGAVMDVAISIASSYQELLEANPNQSVKDRMLATMRIGRDILGTMTNTLILAFAGSSLTTMMMIWGFQMPLEQFINIPAIGLSIIHGLAGSIGLTLTIPMTVLLCKWVYEEGQ from the coding sequence ATGATGAAAATAAATAAATTTATCTTTCCCAGCTTGGTGTTTATCACTTCGAGCCTGATATTCGTTCTGTCCCCCATTTGGTCGAATGACTTTCGCCCTAACAATATTCACCAACAACAGTTCGTTTTAGCTCAAGTGCAGGCCATCAGTGCTGAAAACATTTTGGCGGATCCCAAAGTGCCTTCCATCATGACGGGCACTCAGTCTTTACAGGTCACATTAGACGCTTCTCCAAACCAAAGCATCGCCGTCGAAAACAGCTTAAGTCGGTTGCACAATACTTACCTATCAGCCGGTGATAAGTTCATTTTATTAGTACGCCAACGTGGTGAAGAGGTACTTTATTGGGTCTATAACCACGATAGAGCGCCCGCGATTTACACCATGGTTGCGCTGCTCATAGCCTTAGTGGTTGCATTTGGCGGCTGGCAAGGTGTGAATTCCCTCATTTCTCTTTACTTTACTGGCGCGCTAATCATCGGAGTATTGATCCCGTGCTTATTTGCAGGTTGGCATCCGGTGATCCTGTCATTGCTGCTGATCTCTTTAAAAGTTTTGGTTAGCTTTTTGCTCATCACTGGTTGGAATAAGAAGTCTGTCGTTTCCATACTCGGTACCATTCTAGGGCTATGTGCTGCGGGATTATGTGCTCAGTTCTTTGGTGAAATGGCGAACCTCAATGGCCTCTACCTTGATAAAGGTGAAGACCTACTTTATTTAGGAGGCCAGCATCAAGTGCAAGTGCGCTGGCTACTGTTTGTCGCCATCATGATTTCCGCACTAGGGGCGGTGATGGATGTCGCTATCTCTATTGCCTCATCGTATCAAGAGCTGCTTGAAGCCAACCCTAATCAATCTGTTAAAGACAGAATGCTGGCAACCATGCGTATCGGCCGTGATATTTTGGGCACCATGACCAACACGCTTATCTTGGCGTTTGCTGGTAGCTCACTCACCACAATGATGATGATTTGGGGATTCCAAATGCCATTGGAGCAGTTTATCAATATTCCCGCTATCGGCTTATCTATCATTCATGGGCTAGCCGGCAGCATCGGCTTAACCTTAACCATTCCAATGACCGTCCTGTTATGTAAGTGGGTTTATGAGGAAGGTCAATAA
- a CDS encoding bifunctional metallophosphatase/5'-nucleotidase, with amino-acid sequence MKNITKALLASSVALAMLGCNTSDKVKSDNHVAVKECKTFSNAPEVIYKGDANYAEQTLRINIAATGDMHGRIFAHDYATNKTDKNAGFTKIATILEKERKQDPNLILVDLGDTVQGNSAELFNDLPVHPVVETLNSLNYDMWVPGNHEFDFERSFLDRNIAQFKGAVISSNIVWDKNSDVCKTNGDEVSFLRGFQIFNVNGAKVAIIGLTPSMVTSWQASSPQNFRNLDFKEEIQSVRDAVDLAIAQHKPDVVIGALHYGRKCGGKGVHKIAELLGDKFDVIFNGHEHSKHIERVYSDRVDNISAENKNETENTNRQENPEYTYLNRSESVKVIEPGNWGWALAKAEIQLRKDANGKWQIEGTILTNNKVSDVSENKALQDEFQWVHEQSGEHAESEIGTVQGNFTFNGEEKGPNNGGADDATAEDVEVTSEGSRLYTTIHMAKTADMPVVNLINQIQIRNVEQKAVNAKNQKLNLKVDVSAAALFANNSNLRDGEIYRNKDSSKLYMYDNQLVAVNIQGDKLKEYMEWSYSYLNQWKPGDLTLSFRNDARAYNYDHFGGTVKYTVDIAKAVGSRIDISEISGAPFDASKTYLLAVNDYRYASTLLAKNWVTNSDKLWISTDEKTYAVRDMLTDYVANNKTLNASEFYSSNWSIKQVGKLDKNGHWIESSKGAILKARENGAGQILWNKLQNKQVCVVRGKNRDESIDRAVNFTDEKSYFANKEQSYDACSYAEQDKAL; translated from the coding sequence ATGAAGAATATCACTAAAGCCCTATTAGCAAGCAGTGTTGCCCTTGCAATGCTCGGCTGCAATACCTCAGACAAGGTTAAATCCGACAACCATGTCGCCGTTAAAGAATGTAAAACCTTTAGCAATGCGCCGGAAGTTATCTACAAAGGCGATGCGAACTACGCGGAACAAACGTTGCGCATTAACATTGCCGCCACCGGTGATATGCATGGCCGCATTTTTGCACACGATTACGCCACCAATAAAACCGACAAGAACGCAGGTTTTACTAAGATTGCGACGATCTTAGAAAAAGAACGTAAACAAGATCCAAACCTAATACTGGTCGACCTTGGTGATACCGTACAAGGCAATTCAGCTGAGCTTTTTAACGATCTTCCTGTGCACCCTGTCGTTGAGACTCTTAACAGTCTGAACTACGACATGTGGGTTCCGGGTAATCATGAATTTGATTTCGAACGCTCATTTCTAGACCGAAACATCGCTCAGTTTAAAGGCGCCGTGATTTCTTCAAACATTGTCTGGGATAAAAACTCTGATGTTTGTAAAACCAATGGCGACGAAGTGTCGTTTTTACGTGGCTTTCAAATTTTTAACGTTAACGGTGCTAAGGTCGCCATTATTGGCCTAACCCCTTCCATGGTAACCAGCTGGCAAGCTTCTTCTCCACAGAACTTTCGTAATCTTGATTTTAAAGAAGAAATTCAGTCGGTACGCGATGCTGTCGACTTAGCCATTGCTCAACACAAACCTGATGTCGTGATCGGCGCGCTTCATTATGGTCGTAAATGTGGAGGCAAAGGCGTACATAAAATTGCTGAATTGCTAGGCGATAAATTCGACGTGATCTTCAATGGTCACGAGCACTCTAAGCACATCGAACGTGTTTATTCCGATCGTGTCGACAACATTTCAGCTGAAAACAAAAATGAAACTGAAAATACCAATCGCCAAGAAAACCCAGAATATACCTACTTGAACCGTAGCGAAAGTGTGAAAGTAATCGAACCAGGTAACTGGGGTTGGGCACTCGCCAAAGCGGAGATTCAACTGCGCAAAGACGCTAATGGTAAATGGCAGATTGAAGGCACAATACTGACCAACAACAAAGTCAGTGACGTTTCTGAAAACAAAGCCTTACAAGATGAATTCCAATGGGTACATGAGCAATCTGGTGAACACGCGGAAAGTGAAATTGGCACCGTACAAGGTAACTTTACTTTCAATGGCGAAGAGAAAGGTCCGAACAACGGGGGCGCGGATGATGCAACAGCCGAGGACGTTGAAGTAACGAGCGAAGGCTCTCGCTTATATACGACCATTCACATGGCAAAAACCGCTGATATGCCCGTCGTAAACCTGATCAACCAAATTCAGATCCGAAATGTAGAGCAAAAAGCGGTTAATGCTAAAAACCAAAAATTAAACCTTAAGGTTGACGTGTCAGCCGCCGCGCTATTCGCAAACAATTCCAACCTAAGAGATGGTGAAATCTACCGAAATAAAGACAGCTCTAAGCTATACATGTATGACAATCAGCTGGTCGCAGTCAATATCCAAGGCGATAAGCTAAAAGAATACATGGAATGGTCTTACTCTTATTTAAACCAGTGGAAACCAGGCGATCTCACTCTTTCGTTTAGAAACGACGCCCGTGCTTATAACTACGACCATTTTGGTGGCACGGTCAAATATACCGTCGACATTGCAAAAGCGGTGGGGTCTCGTATCGACATTAGTGAAATCTCTGGCGCACCATTTGATGCGAGCAAAACATACCTATTGGCGGTCAACGACTACCGATATGCTTCAACGCTACTGGCTAAAAATTGGGTAACCAATTCAGACAAACTTTGGATCTCTACCGACGAAAAAACCTATGCGGTACGTGACATGCTAACGGACTACGTCGCAAACAATAAAACGCTTAACGCGTCTGAGTTTTACTCCTCGAATTGGTCTATCAAGCAAGTGGGCAAATTAGATAAAAATGGCCATTGGATTGAGAGCAGCAAGGGTGCAATTTTGAAGGCTCGTGAAAACGGTGCAGGACAAATACTCTGGAATAAACTGCAAAACAAACAGGTTTGTGTTGTACGTGGTAAAAACCGCGATGAATCCATTGATCGTGCTGTCAATTTCACCGATGAAAAGAGCTATTTTGCCAACAAAGAGCAAAGCTATGACGCTTGTTCATATGCCGAGCAAGATAAAGCACTTTAG